One region of Pyramidobacter sp. YE332 genomic DNA includes:
- a CDS encoding TRAP transporter permease, with translation MSRKKLNEVPQNVDLSELERDSRYRIFSGGMKVFLTVVLTCFALFQLYASLSGRLPQQILRYGHLGFAISLAFIIYPTTKKSSRRRINPLDVIFALTFLTVIMYFIGNFKALQLRAGEYTTLDTVMAGLGVFLVLLACWRVVGPPIVIIASCFMLYGLMGARGFFAVQMPGFLAQRGYQLPRIITHLFITTEGVIGNPIGVCSTYIFLFILFGSCLEKTGIGQFFIDLANALAGWAVGGPAKVAVLSSALQGTVSGSSVANTVSTGSFTIPLMKSLGYEPEFAGAVEAAASTGGQIMPPVMGSAAFLIAESVGIPYSQLMLVALIPALLYFSGIWIMVDFEARRKGLKGLPREKLPPAKPLLLQKGHLVLPLAAIIYFMLSGFTITRSALWGIMIAALVPFLKKSTWVSPKQILEALPLAARNIVSVATACATAGIIVGMVTLTGLGQRIGGGMFQVVGGNVFLGLMCAMITSLVLGMGVSTTSNYIITSTVAAPILIHLGIPLLAAHMFCFYFGIIADITPPVALAAYAGSAIAKGNPFRTGVNASKLAIAAFLVPYMFALDPKLIMIDGTFLEALPMIATALVGLFGIGGGLIGYINAPIESYWRLLMIAGGLGLLIPGTISDLIGAAVILAVYFFTRRKKAGE, from the coding sequence TTGAGTCGAAAAAAACTGAACGAAGTTCCGCAAAACGTCGATCTGTCCGAATTGGAGCGCGATTCGCGCTATCGGATCTTTTCCGGCGGCATGAAAGTCTTTCTGACGGTCGTGCTGACGTGTTTCGCGCTGTTCCAGCTTTACGCTTCGCTGAGCGGGAGGTTGCCGCAGCAGATTTTGCGCTACGGGCATCTGGGGTTTGCCATCAGTCTGGCCTTTATCATCTATCCGACGACGAAAAAGTCGAGCCGCCGCAGGATCAATCCGCTGGACGTGATCTTTGCGCTGACGTTCCTGACGGTGATCATGTATTTTATCGGCAACTTCAAGGCGCTACAGCTGCGCGCCGGCGAGTATACGACGCTGGACACGGTCATGGCGGGGCTGGGCGTTTTTCTGGTGCTGCTGGCCTGCTGGCGCGTGGTCGGCCCGCCGATCGTGATCATCGCCTCGTGCTTCATGCTGTACGGCCTGATGGGCGCGCGCGGCTTTTTCGCCGTGCAGATGCCGGGGTTTCTGGCGCAGCGCGGCTATCAGCTGCCGCGAATCATCACGCATCTTTTCATCACCACGGAGGGCGTGATCGGCAACCCGATCGGCGTGTGCTCGACGTACATTTTCCTGTTCATCCTTTTCGGTTCCTGTCTCGAAAAGACGGGGATCGGACAATTCTTCATCGACCTGGCCAACGCGCTGGCCGGCTGGGCCGTGGGCGGCCCGGCCAAGGTGGCGGTGCTTTCGTCGGCGCTGCAGGGCACGGTCTCCGGTTCTTCGGTGGCGAACACCGTCTCGACGGGCTCCTTCACGATCCCGCTGATGAAGTCGCTGGGCTACGAGCCGGAGTTCGCCGGCGCGGTCGAAGCGGCGGCTTCGACGGGCGGGCAGATCATGCCGCCGGTGATGGGGTCGGCGGCGTTCCTGATCGCCGAATCGGTGGGGATCCCCTATTCGCAGCTGATGCTGGTGGCGCTGATCCCGGCGCTGCTGTACTTTTCGGGCATCTGGATCATGGTGGACTTCGAGGCGCGCCGCAAGGGGCTGAAGGGGCTGCCGCGCGAAAAGCTGCCGCCCGCCAAGCCGCTGCTTCTGCAAAAGGGGCATTTGGTGCTGCCGCTGGCCGCCATCATCTACTTCATGCTGTCGGGTTTCACGATCACGCGCTCGGCGCTGTGGGGCATCATGATCGCCGCGTTGGTGCCGTTTTTGAAAAAGAGCACCTGGGTCTCGCCGAAGCAGATTCTCGAGGCGCTGCCGCTGGCGGCGCGCAACATCGTCTCCGTGGCGACAGCCTGTGCGACGGCGGGCATCATCGTCGGCATGGTGACGCTGACGGGGCTGGGGCAGCGGATCGGCGGCGGCATGTTCCAGGTCGTGGGCGGCAACGTTTTCCTTGGCCTGATGTGCGCGATGATCACGTCGCTGGTGCTGGGCATGGGGGTGTCGACCACGTCGAACTACATCATCACCTCGACGGTGGCCGCGCCGATCCTCATCCATCTGGGTATCCCGTTGCTGGCGGCGCACATGTTCTGCTTCTACTTCGGCATCATCGCCGACATCACGCCGCCGGTGGCGCTGGCGGCCTACGCCGGTTCCGCCATCGCCAAGGGCAATCCGTTCAGGACGGGCGTCAACGCCTCGAAGCTGGCGATCGCGGCCTTCCTCGTGCCCTACATGTTCGCGCTCGACCCGAAGCTGATCATGATCGACGGCACGTTCCTCGAAGCGCTGCCGATGATCGCCACGGCGCTTGTCGGCCTGTTCGGCATCGGCGGGGGGCTGATCGGCTACATCAACGCGCCGATCGAATCCTATTGGCGGCTGCTGATGATCGCGGGCGGCCTGGGACTGTTGATCCCCGGCACGATCAGCGACCTGATCGGCGCGGCGGTGATTCTGGCGGTTTATTTTTTCACCCGGCGCAAAAAAGCGGGCGAATAA
- a CDS encoding RluA family pseudouridine synthase, whose amino-acid sequence MENANREIYELAVPEEDSGARLDLFLAGELSLSRSRARSLIDGGAVSSGQVKKIRPAFKIQPGQIYRVEIPEAAPAEIAAQDVPFDVVYEDDDVIVVNKPAGVVVHPGAGRPDGTLVNGLMFRYPEIGRIGDSVRPGIVHRLDAGTSGLMIVARSDAAFRGLTEAFQAHEVLKEYLGLGVGTLRSSEGTVNAPIGRDPRNRLKMCVSWDGREAVTDYKVLWTRARYTLIRVRLHTGRTHQIRVHMRALGCSLDGDTLYGPKDPAQHILKDRVFLHSWRLGFRHPVGGERLEFRAPLPPELIAALRVPLSQPQDA is encoded by the coding sequence ATGGAAAACGCGAATCGCGAAATTTACGAGCTGGCTGTCCCCGAAGAGGATTCCGGCGCGCGCCTCGACCTTTTTCTCGCCGGCGAGCTTTCGCTGTCGCGCAGCCGCGCCCGAAGCCTGATCGACGGAGGCGCCGTCAGTTCCGGACAGGTGAAAAAGATTCGCCCGGCCTTCAAAATTCAACCCGGCCAGATTTACCGCGTGGAAATTCCCGAGGCCGCGCCGGCGGAGATCGCGGCGCAGGACGTGCCCTTTGACGTGGTCTACGAGGACGACGACGTGATCGTGGTCAACAAACCGGCGGGCGTGGTCGTGCATCCCGGCGCCGGGCGTCCCGACGGCACGCTGGTCAACGGCCTGATGTTCCGCTATCCGGAGATCGGCCGCATCGGCGATTCGGTGCGGCCCGGCATCGTTCACCGTCTCGACGCGGGCACGTCGGGGCTGATGATCGTGGCCCGCAGCGACGCGGCTTTTCGCGGCCTGACGGAGGCGTTTCAGGCGCACGAAGTGCTCAAGGAGTATCTGGGGCTGGGCGTCGGCACGCTGAGATCGTCCGAGGGCACGGTGAACGCGCCGATCGGCCGCGATCCTCGCAACCGCCTGAAGATGTGCGTGTCGTGGGACGGGCGCGAAGCCGTGACCGATTACAAAGTCCTCTGGACGCGGGCGCGTTACACTCTGATCAGGGTACGGCTGCACACGGGCCGCACGCACCAGATCCGCGTGCACATGCGCGCGCTCGGCTGTTCGCTCGACGGCGACACGCTCTACGGCCCCAAGGATCCGGCGCAGCACATCCTCAAAGACCGCGTGTTTCTGCATTCGTGGCGGCTGGGGTTCCGCCATCCCGTCGGCGGCGAGCGGCTCGAATTCCGCGCGCCGCTGCCGCCGGAACTGATCGCGGCGCTGCGCGTGCCGCTGTCGCAGCCGCAAGACGCGTGA
- the ileS gene encoding isoleucine--tRNA ligase — protein MSVDYKSTLQLPVTEFPMRAGLAKREPETVRFWEQNEIYKKMLESNKDRRSFMFHDGPPYANGAIHIGHALNKSLKDFIVKYKSMRGYYVPYVPGWDTHGLPIELKVLKDEHLNKDTTPALELRSKCHDYALKWVDVQREGMKRLGCFSLWDEPYLTLNPEFEARELETLATIVEKGFVYRGTKPVYWCIDCQTAEAAAEIEYADVTSPSVFVAYQMDDDAAERFPALKGRDVNVVVWTTTPWTLPASRAVTLNANFDYSFFEVGDKVYLIADGMADSVSRDTGLDFSKRLLTVKGKDLELLAANHPMYPCKTPLVLAPYVTLEAGTGCVHTAPAYGVEDFETGQRYHIENYNPVDATGHYKSDTPVVAGLDLDKGGRKALEVIEANGRLLGLKKISHSYPHCWRCHKPVIFRSTPQWFIDVAAFKKRALDVIDNEVKWIPGWGHDRIYNMVSERSDWCISRQRVWGVPIPAFECEDCHETILDAARIRRVAEKVAGAGSDVWWASTPEDLLGDLAVCPRCGSRHLKKGEDILDVWFDSGASHFSVMDVPSRPYLNWPTDLYLEGADQHRGWFQTSLLTSVAVAGKAPYRAVLTHGFIVDEQGRKMSKSLQNGVAPERITNRDGADILRLWVASADYRSDVHISDGIIKNLSEEYRRIRNTARFMLGNLNGFEPARDSVPFGKMPEFDRWAMSLLNRVVERVTEGFEAYDFHMPITVIHQFCVNELSSFYLDASKDRLYADAADGLSRRACQTVMWKAVCALARMLAPVISFTAEEIWQQLRTIEPSLAESVFLGGWPEADPAETDGTLVEKWEKVQFLRGLVSKALEAERAAGKIGQALEARVAVAAPEFYKNAMSAEDWAMVCITSGFEFGETVESDDDIRVEVFPAKGTKCPRCWKYEETSHADGLCRRCACVIEKK, from the coding sequence ATGTCGGTTGACTACAAATCGACGCTTCAGCTGCCGGTGACGGAATTCCCCATGCGGGCCGGACTGGCGAAGAGAGAACCGGAAACGGTCAGATTCTGGGAACAGAACGAGATTTACAAAAAAATGCTGGAGAGCAACAAGGACCGCCGCTCCTTCATGTTCCACGACGGGCCGCCCTACGCCAACGGCGCGATCCACATCGGGCACGCGCTCAACAAGTCGCTGAAGGACTTCATCGTCAAGTACAAGTCGATGCGCGGCTACTACGTGCCTTACGTGCCGGGCTGGGACACGCACGGGCTGCCCATCGAGCTGAAAGTGCTCAAGGACGAGCACCTGAACAAGGACACGACGCCGGCGCTCGAACTCCGCTCCAAATGCCACGACTACGCGCTCAAATGGGTGGACGTGCAGCGCGAGGGCATGAAGCGCCTGGGCTGCTTCTCGCTCTGGGACGAGCCGTATCTGACGTTGAATCCGGAATTCGAGGCCCGCGAACTGGAAACGCTGGCCACGATCGTGGAAAAAGGTTTCGTCTACCGCGGTACCAAGCCCGTGTACTGGTGTATCGACTGCCAGACCGCCGAAGCCGCGGCCGAGATCGAGTACGCCGACGTCACGTCGCCCTCGGTGTTCGTCGCTTATCAGATGGACGATGACGCGGCGGAGCGATTCCCCGCGCTGAAAGGACGCGACGTGAACGTCGTGGTCTGGACGACGACGCCCTGGACGCTGCCCGCCAGCCGCGCCGTGACGCTGAACGCCAACTTCGACTACTCGTTTTTCGAGGTGGGCGACAAAGTTTACCTGATCGCCGACGGCATGGCCGATTCGGTGTCGCGCGACACTGGGCTCGATTTCTCCAAACGCCTGCTGACCGTCAAGGGCAAAGACTTGGAATTGCTCGCCGCCAATCATCCCATGTATCCCTGCAAAACGCCGCTCGTGCTGGCTCCATACGTCACGCTCGAGGCCGGCACCGGCTGCGTTCATACGGCGCCGGCCTACGGCGTCGAGGATTTCGAGACGGGACAGCGCTATCACATCGAAAATTACAATCCCGTCGACGCCACGGGACATTACAAGTCCGACACGCCCGTCGTCGCCGGCCTGGATCTGGACAAGGGCGGCCGCAAGGCGCTGGAAGTGATCGAAGCCAACGGCCGTTTGCTCGGCCTGAAGAAGATCTCGCACTCTTATCCGCACTGCTGGCGCTGTCACAAGCCCGTCATTTTCCGCTCCACGCCGCAGTGGTTCATCGACGTCGCCGCGTTCAAGAAACGCGCGCTCGACGTGATCGACAACGAGGTGAAATGGATCCCCGGCTGGGGACACGACCGCATCTACAACATGGTGTCCGAGCGCTCCGATTGGTGCATCAGCCGTCAGCGCGTGTGGGGCGTGCCGATCCCGGCGTTCGAGTGCGAAGACTGTCATGAAACGATCCTCGATGCCGCCCGTATCCGCCGCGTCGCGGAAAAAGTCGCCGGGGCCGGTTCCGACGTCTGGTGGGCGAGCACGCCCGAAGATCTGCTCGGCGATCTGGCGGTCTGCCCTCGCTGCGGCAGTCGTCATCTGAAGAAGGGCGAAGACATTCTCGACGTGTGGTTCGATTCCGGCGCGAGCCACTTCTCCGTCATGGACGTGCCCAGCCGTCCCTATCTGAACTGGCCGACCGACCTGTATCTCGAGGGGGCCGATCAGCACCGCGGCTGGTTCCAGACCTCGCTGCTCACTTCCGTGGCCGTGGCCGGAAAAGCGCCGTACCGGGCCGTCCTGACGCACGGCTTCATCGTCGACGAACAGGGGCGCAAGATGTCCAAATCGCTGCAGAACGGCGTCGCTCCCGAGAGGATCACGAATCGCGACGGAGCGGACATCCTGCGCCTGTGGGTGGCTTCCGCCGACTATCGCAGCGACGTGCACATCTCCGACGGCATCATCAAGAACCTGTCGGAGGAATACCGCCGCATCCGCAACACGGCCCGCTTCATGCTCGGCAACCTGAACGGCTTCGAGCCGGCCAGGGATTCCGTGCCGTTCGGCAAGATGCCCGAGTTCGACCGTTGGGCCATGTCGTTGCTGAACCGCGTCGTCGAGCGCGTGACGGAAGGTTTTGAGGCGTATGATTTCCACATGCCCATCACCGTCATTCATCAGTTCTGCGTGAACGAACTGAGCTCGTTCTATCTCGACGCCAGCAAGGACCGCCTTTACGCCGACGCGGCGGACGGCCTGAGCCGCCGCGCCTGCCAGACGGTGATGTGGAAGGCCGTCTGCGCGCTGGCGCGCATGCTCGCGCCCGTGATCAGCTTCACCGCCGAGGAGATCTGGCAACAGCTGCGCACGATCGAGCCTTCGCTGGCCGAGAGCGTCTTTCTGGGCGGCTGGCCGGAAGCGGATCCTGCCGAGACGGACGGCACGCTTGTGGAAAAATGGGAGAAAGTCCAATTCCTGCGCGGCCTCGTCAGCAAGGCGCTGGAAGCCGAACGCGCCGCCGGCAAGATCGGCCAGGCGCTGGAAGCTCGCGTCGCCGTCGCCGCGCCCGAGTTCTACAAAAACGCCATGAGCGCCGAGGACTGGGCGATGGTGTGCATCACTTCGGGCTTCGAGTTCGGCGAGACGGTGGAAAGCGACGACGACATCCGCGTCGAAGTGTTCCCCGCCAAAGGCACGAAGTGTCCGCGCTGCTGGAAGTACGAAGAGACGTCTCACGCCGACGGACTGTGCCGCCGCTGCGCGTGCGTCATTGAGAAAAAGTAG
- a CDS encoding TAXI family TRAP transporter solute-binding subunit: protein MRRNAWTALAVGAALTVGAAASFAADHKISGSFLMGTGSATGNYYSFGSVLAQVINSHTGANITVSSTGGSVENVRLLKKGENEMALVQTDVNSYALNGVEQFASGAVTNFSAITACYPEMVQIVASKASGIKSVADMRGKRICVGAVGSGYEVAARQILGIYGMNYDDIDERFLSQSEGKNALQDDQIDAFFMCSGYPNANVTELSLMGKIEVISIDDEHLKLLQEKYPFYAPFTTPDDQYNLGHPVTSVAVMSMLVVLNEISDDDVYAMTVAIYDHLDEIRALNKKGEYMSLEGAFRGIPGNIHPGAARFYEEKGLKVPGK from the coding sequence ATGAGAAGAAACGCATGGACAGCATTGGCCGTCGGCGCGGCGTTGACTGTGGGAGCCGCGGCTTCGTTCGCGGCCGATCACAAGATCTCCGGCAGCTTTCTGATGGGGACGGGCAGCGCCACGGGGAATTACTATTCCTTCGGCAGCGTGCTCGCGCAGGTTATCAACAGCCATACCGGCGCCAACATCACCGTCAGTTCCACGGGCGGCTCGGTGGAGAACGTGCGCCTTCTCAAAAAGGGCGAAAACGAGATGGCGCTGGTGCAGACGGACGTGAACAGCTACGCTCTGAACGGCGTGGAGCAGTTCGCCAGCGGCGCGGTGACGAATTTCTCGGCGATCACGGCCTGCTATCCCGAAATGGTGCAGATCGTGGCGAGCAAAGCCAGCGGCATCAAGAGCGTGGCCGACATGCGCGGCAAGCGCATCTGCGTGGGCGCGGTCGGCTCGGGATACGAGGTGGCGGCCCGCCAGATCCTCGGCATTTACGGCATGAACTACGACGACATCGACGAGCGCTTCCTGAGCCAGTCGGAGGGCAAGAACGCCCTTCAGGACGACCAGATCGACGCGTTCTTCATGTGCTCGGGCTATCCCAACGCCAACGTGACGGAGCTGTCGCTGATGGGCAAGATCGAAGTGATCTCCATCGACGACGAGCATTTGAAGCTGTTGCAGGAGAAGTATCCGTTCTACGCGCCGTTCACGACGCCCGACGATCAGTACAATCTCGGCCACCCCGTCACCTCGGTGGCGGTGATGTCGATGCTGGTGGTACTGAACGAGATCTCCGACGACGACGTGTACGCGATGACGGTGGCGATCTACGATCATCTCGACGAGATCCGCGCGCTCAACAAGAAGGGCGAATACATGTCGCTCGAAGGCGCTTTCCGCGGCATCCCCGGCAACATCCATCCCGGCGCGGCCCGCTTCTACGAGGAGAAAGGGCTGAAGGTCCCCGGAAAGTAA
- a CDS encoding IS110 family transposase, whose product MYYLGIDIGKNNHEAGLIREDGSHVGKSLRFANAREGFQQLLLFLEQSLPEREAFCIGMEATGHYWLALYSFLREQGFALHVINPIQSDSLRNFHIRKQKTDAVDCFLVAEVIRFGSFSETHLADEDIMALRNLARFRESLKDSCADYKRQVVTVLDQVFPEYAALFSNVFGESSKAFLKTYGTPEQVVDVNTKSLAALLRKTSRGRHGTDKARELKSLAARSVGLTLCSDAFAFQIRILIEQIEFTEKQIDEIDKKIARQLRKFSSVILTVPGVGPATGAVILGEIGDISRFSNPKKLVAFAGIDPTSFQSGNYVGQHNRLSKKGSPYLRRAVWMSALIAVRCDPVFKAFYEKKRGEGKAHGTALGAVSRKLLYTIYAVLKANKPYEVRRQGIE is encoded by the coding sequence ATGTACTATCTTGGTATTGACATCGGGAAGAACAATCACGAAGCAGGGCTTATCAGGGAGGACGGCAGCCACGTCGGCAAGTCGCTGCGTTTCGCCAATGCTCGGGAGGGCTTTCAGCAGCTTCTGCTCTTTCTCGAACAGAGTCTTCCCGAGCGGGAGGCTTTCTGTATCGGCATGGAGGCGACCGGTCATTACTGGCTCGCGCTCTACTCCTTTCTGCGGGAGCAGGGTTTTGCTCTGCATGTGATCAACCCGATCCAATCCGACAGTCTGAGGAACTTCCACATCCGGAAGCAGAAAACGGATGCGGTCGACTGCTTTCTGGTGGCTGAGGTGATCCGTTTCGGCTCGTTCAGCGAAACTCATCTGGCTGATGAAGATATCATGGCGCTGCGCAATCTGGCCCGTTTCAGAGAGTCGCTCAAGGACTCCTGCGCCGACTACAAGCGACAGGTCGTCACCGTTCTGGATCAGGTGTTTCCGGAGTATGCTGCCTTGTTCTCCAACGTCTTTGGCGAGAGTTCAAAGGCATTTCTCAAGACGTACGGCACTCCGGAACAGGTGGTCGACGTGAACACGAAATCGCTGGCCGCTTTGCTCAGAAAAACCAGCCGGGGCCGGCACGGTACTGACAAAGCCCGTGAGCTCAAGTCTCTGGCGGCGCGTTCGGTCGGCCTGACTCTGTGTTCGGATGCCTTTGCCTTTCAAATCAGGATTCTCATCGAACAGATCGAATTCACGGAGAAGCAGATCGATGAGATCGACAAGAAGATCGCCCGGCAGCTGAGGAAGTTTAGCTCTGTCATCCTCACTGTCCCCGGCGTGGGGCCGGCGACGGGCGCCGTGATCCTCGGTGAGATCGGCGATATCAGTCGTTTCTCCAATCCCAAGAAACTCGTCGCCTTTGCCGGGATCGATCCGACTTCGTTTCAATCGGGGAACTATGTCGGCCAGCACAACCGCTTGTCCAAGAAAGGATCCCCCTACCTGAGACGAGCTGTCTGGATGTCGGCGCTGATAGCAGTCAGATGCGATCCTGTCTTCAAAGCGTTCTACGAAAAGAAGCGCGGTGAGGGGAAAGCGCATGGGACTGCATTGGGGGCTGTGTCGAGAAAACTGCTTTATACGATTTACGCTGTTCTGAAAGCCAACAAACCTTACGAGGTACGCCGCCAGGGCATAGAATGA
- a CDS encoding NFACT family protein, whose product MNYGPELISALAPELRRCVGCQLQRIEAGSDWCALTFKNAGSIFFTWNPETFGICRIGSDELRDLRSQSVKTPFAMGLQRHLGGGSMTDVKCVPGDRVLTMEFQRFVGGGVSRELTLILELTGRMSNALFTDENGVILEAAKHVYPEVNRYRSIVPGAPYAPPPPIPGELPRPGMSDAELTAFLKAPRGIGRPLANELTRLWQNGCKDMVRAALFGEPKIFQRFGKYLTALGAALPGAEVYDGAGLDFCRAYIAGEIERRALKTLAAKALKILERQRGRRAKHVGDLLSQIQKAENCDVYRAAGEVLLQNLGKVREHQDFVTLKYWDADGEKTVEVKLNPALDLQGNAKLYFKRYQKFRTDVAVVRERVAALQTELNDLAALEANLKRVASAEKLTELCEQIAQQYDDGRKKEKDARARKAKKTLPPHLRFALGDSLILVGMNERGNRYVTFQEAAPDDLWFHVHEFPGSHVILKNPPADAAERERAVRAAASLALRYSECGDRSSVVDYAEKKQVRHIQGGGPANVTYKRPSTVLVGPNDWKEIIERR is encoded by the coding sequence ATGAACTACGGACCGGAACTTATCAGCGCGCTGGCGCCGGAGCTTCGGCGTTGCGTCGGTTGCCAGCTGCAGCGCATCGAAGCGGGAAGCGACTGGTGCGCTTTGACCTTCAAAAACGCCGGCTCGATTTTTTTCACGTGGAATCCGGAAACTTTCGGCATCTGCCGGATCGGCTCCGACGAGCTGCGCGACCTACGCAGCCAGAGCGTGAAGACGCCGTTCGCGATGGGGCTGCAGCGGCATCTCGGCGGCGGCTCGATGACGGACGTGAAATGCGTCCCCGGCGACCGCGTGCTGACGATGGAATTCCAGCGCTTCGTCGGCGGCGGCGTCAGCAGGGAACTGACGCTGATCCTGGAACTCACGGGCCGCATGAGCAACGCGCTCTTCACCGACGAGAACGGCGTCATCCTCGAAGCGGCCAAACACGTGTACCCGGAAGTGAACCGCTATCGTTCCATCGTCCCCGGCGCGCCCTACGCGCCGCCGCCGCCCATTCCGGGAGAGCTGCCCCGTCCCGGCATGAGCGACGCCGAACTGACGGCGTTCCTGAAAGCGCCGCGCGGCATCGGCCGGCCGCTGGCGAACGAACTGACGCGGCTTTGGCAAAACGGCTGCAAAGACATGGTCCGCGCGGCGCTGTTCGGCGAGCCGAAAATCTTTCAGCGCTTCGGCAAATATCTGACCGCCCTCGGCGCGGCGCTGCCGGGCGCCGAAGTTTACGACGGCGCTGGATTGGATTTCTGCCGCGCCTACATCGCCGGCGAGATCGAGCGCCGCGCGCTGAAAACCCTCGCCGCCAAAGCGCTGAAGATCCTCGAGCGCCAGCGCGGCCGGCGCGCCAAGCACGTCGGCGATCTGCTCAGCCAGATCCAAAAGGCCGAAAACTGCGACGTCTATCGGGCCGCCGGCGAAGTGCTCCTGCAAAATCTCGGCAAGGTCAGAGAACATCAGGACTTTGTCACGCTGAAATACTGGGACGCCGACGGAGAAAAAACCGTCGAGGTCAAGCTGAATCCCGCGCTCGACCTTCAGGGCAACGCAAAACTCTATTTCAAGAGATACCAGAAATTCCGCACCGACGTGGCCGTCGTCAGAGAGCGCGTCGCCGCGTTGCAAACGGAATTGAACGATCTCGCCGCGCTGGAAGCTAATTTGAAGCGCGTCGCCAGCGCGGAAAAACTGACGGAACTGTGCGAACAGATAGCCCAGCAATACGACGACGGCCGCAAAAAAGAAAAGGACGCCCGCGCCCGCAAAGCGAAAAAAACGTTGCCGCCCCATCTGCGCTTCGCTTTGGGCGACAGCCTGATCCTGGTGGGCATGAACGAGCGCGGCAACCGGTATGTCACGTTTCAGGAAGCAGCGCCCGACGACCTGTGGTTCCACGTGCACGAGTTCCCCGGCTCGCATGTGATCCTCAAGAATCCCCCCGCCGACGCGGCGGAGCGGGAACGCGCCGTGCGCGCCGCCGCGTCGTTGGCGCTGCGTTACAGCGAATGCGGCGACCGCAGTTCGGTCGTCGATTACGCCGAAAAGAAGCAGGTCCGCCACATCCAGGGCGGCGGCCCCGCCAACGTCACCTACAAGCGCCCCAGCACCGTCCTCGTCGGTCCCAACGACTGGAAAGAAATCATCGAACGCCGCTGA
- a CDS encoding DUF4198 domain-containing protein: MRKIFSVLLAGAFFAASFGVSAEAHEFWVNAEYKDGLLKADLGYGHEYPDPEPIAADRTHLFEPLKLITAEGATEMAQTGADNFHYEAAADLKKGDYLVIGNYKPTFWAKGAEGWKQADKAKYKELTKADATYAEEAAMYAKLVLNLDGAEGMDVITKPVGQRLEMVPQVNPATVKPGQRFPVLILVDGKPAKTAEVKAVYAGFAGDTKDGDPANEYKAFYGRTDLKGIINIIPSKAGYWNASVEVKVPYADKTVADESVLVSRLTFMIAE; the protein is encoded by the coding sequence ATGCGCAAGATTTTTTCCGTACTGCTTGCAGGGGCGTTTTTTGCGGCTTCTTTCGGCGTTTCCGCCGAGGCTCACGAGTTCTGGGTGAACGCCGAGTATAAGGACGGCCTTCTCAAGGCCGATTTGGGCTACGGGCACGAGTATCCCGATCCCGAACCCATTGCCGCGGACCGTACGCATCTCTTCGAGCCCTTGAAGCTCATTACCGCCGAGGGCGCGACGGAGATGGCCCAGACCGGCGCCGACAACTTCCACTACGAGGCGGCGGCCGACCTGAAAAAAGGCGACTATTTGGTGATCGGCAACTACAAGCCCACTTTCTGGGCCAAAGGAGCGGAAGGATGGAAACAGGCGGACAAGGCCAAGTACAAGGAACTGACGAAGGCCGATGCGACTTATGCCGAGGAAGCGGCGATGTACGCCAAGCTCGTCCTGAATCTTGACGGCGCCGAGGGGATGGATGTCATCACCAAGCCGGTGGGACAGCGTCTGGAGATGGTGCCGCAGGTGAATCCGGCGACGGTGAAGCCGGGACAGCGCTTCCCCGTTCTGATACTCGTCGACGGCAAACCGGCCAAGACGGCGGAAGTGAAAGCCGTTTACGCGGGTTTTGCCGGCGACACGAAGGACGGCGATCCCGCCAACGAGTACAAGGCGTTCTATGGGCGTACCGACCTGAAAGGCATCATCAACATCATTCCCTCGAAAGCCGGCTATTGGAACGCCTCTGTGGAAGTGAAAGTGCCTTATGCCGACAAGACCGTCGCCGACGAGTCCGTCCTGGTATCCCGTCTGACGTTCATGATCGCGGAGTGA
- a CDS encoding histidine phosphatase family protein, translated as MRLFMVRHGETKWNREGRFQGQMDIPLNETGLAQADRAAERFRGFPLEAVFVSPLSRARVTGEKIFAAAKCGQLVSDPGFMEINHGAWEGLTFEEVSVRYGALLERWRTSPDGVKMPGPGGESLEDVQHRAVAALKRTALNCRGDTLLATHDAVLKTLICYFLGVPLSHYWRLKIPNCSVSYVEFLNGTPQVGLLGDVSHLGNGFDSFVSKSL; from the coding sequence ATGAGACTTTTCATGGTGCGCCACGGAGAGACAAAATGGAACCGCGAGGGGCGCTTTCAGGGGCAGATGGATATCCCGTTGAACGAGACGGGATTGGCGCAGGCGGACCGCGCCGCGGAACGTTTTCGCGGCTTTCCGCTGGAGGCGGTATTCGTCTCGCCGCTGTCGCGCGCCCGCGTCACCGGGGAGAAAATCTTTGCGGCGGCGAAATGCGGGCAGCTCGTGAGCGACCCGGGATTTATGGAGATCAATCACGGCGCGTGGGAGGGGCTGACGTTCGAAGAGGTGTCGGTCCGGTACGGGGCGCTGCTGGAGCGGTGGCGCACGAGCCCCGACGGCGTGAAGATGCCCGGCCCCGGCGGCGAATCGCTGGAAGACGTGCAGCATCGCGCCGTCGCCGCGCTAAAGCGCACGGCGCTGAACTGTCGCGGCGACACGCTGCTGGCCACGCACGACGCCGTGCTCAAGACGCTGATCTGTTATTTTCTCGGCGTGCCGCTGTCTCATTACTGGCGGCTGAAGATCCCCAACTGCAGCGTCTCTTACGTCGAATTTTTGAACGGAACGCCCCAAGTGGGACTGCTGGGCGACGTCAGCCACCTTGGCAACGGTTTCGACAGTTTTGTCTCGAAGAGCCTGTAA